CGTACGTAGATGCAGATTTATATTTCTATAGTAATCCCAGAGTTCTTATTGATGAAATGGGGGATAAATCTGTTCTAATTACAGAACATAGGTATACACCCGAATACGACCAATCCTTAACCAGCGGAATATATTGTGTGCAGTTCATCACGTTTAAAAACACTATTGATGGAATAACTGTATTAAAATGGTGGAAAAATGCCTGCATTGAATGGTGTTATGCTCGTTTTGAAAACGGAAAATTTGGCGATCAAAAATACCTTGATGATTGGACTACCAGATTTAATGATATTCATGTATTAATGAACGAAGGCGGTAGTTTAGCACCATGGAATATTCAGCAATATAAAATTAAGTCAATAAACCCGTTCATCCTTAAAACCCTTAAAACAAAAGAAAAAATTAAACCAGTATTTTATCATTTTCATTACCTATCATTTTACTCAAATAAAAAAATAAATTTAACCAATGGGATTTATTATATTTCAAGTGAAATAAAACATTATTTTTATTACCCATACTTAAATCATATAAATAAAATAAATAAAGAATTATATAAAGATTTCAATAGTAAAGATTTTAATGGAACAAAAGAGATGATTTTTACTATATACTATTTACGTGATAAATTGTATCTATACAGAAAAGCATTATTTAAATTAAGTATTAAAGCCTTTAAAGATGCAAATAAATTAATAAAAGAAAAGAAACAAGTAAGAAAAAATATTATAAATAGTGGCAAAATTAATTAGTTTAAAAACGTTTTCTGATAAAAGAGGTAACCTTACAGTCATTGAGAAAATATTTCCTTTCGAAATAAAAAGAATATTTTATATTTATGGAGTTGACGATTCGGTTAGAGGAGGGCATCGGCATTATAATACATATCAAGCAGCAGTATGTATTAAAGGTTCATGTAAAATATACAACAACAATGGTAGCAGCACTGAAATGTTTACTTTAAACTCGCCCGTTAAATGCCTTATTATTGAACCATGCGATTGGCATAAGATGTATGATTTTAGTAGAGATGCTATATTGATGGTTTTTGCTTCAGAATTTTTCGATGAAAACGATTATATATTTGAACCATACAAAAATGATTGAATACGAAAACTTATATAAAACTAATAAGATTTTTTTTAAAGAATACAACAATGCTTTTTTTAAAACATTTAATTCCGGTTGGTTTATTCTTGGGCAGAATGTAAAGGATTTTGAAAAAAGTTATGCAAAATATTGTAATACGAAATACTGTATAGGGGTTGCAAATGGTTTAGACGCATTGACCATATCCTTAGTTGCATTGCAATTTGAAAAAGGTTCGGAAATCATAGTGCCTGCTAATACTTACATTGCAACAATTTTAGGAATATTGCATGCAGGCTATAAACCTGTTTTAGTTGAACCCGATATAAATACATACAATATTGACCCAAATAAAATTGAAGCAGCTATTAATAATAAAACAAAAGGTATTTTGGTTGTTCATTTATATGGTAAACCGTGCGAAATGGATGAGATTGCAAACATTTCAAGAAAATATAAATTAAAAATAATTGAAGATTGTGCTCAGGCACATGGTGCAAAATATAAAAACAACATAGTTGGTTCGTTTGGCGATGTTGCAGCATTTAGTTTTTATCCTACCAAAAATTTAGGTGCTTTAGGTGATGCAGGTGCTATTAATCTTAATGATGAAAAACTTAAAAATACAATTATAAAATTAAGAAATTATGGTTCTTCAGAAAAATATGTTAATGATATTGTTGGTTACAATTCAAGATTAGATGAAATTCAGGCAGCTTTTCTTTTAATTAAATTAAAAAATTTAAACAAAATAAATTCTCATAAACGTAAACTTGCAAAAATGTATCATGAAAATTTAAAAAGTGATTTTATTAAACCTTCCATTGATAATAATTCCTTTGATGTATTTCATATATATAACATCCGGCATGATAAACGTGATAAATTAAAACATTTTTTATATAAAAATAAAATTCAAAGTGAAATACATTATCCTATTCCTCCATATAAGCAAAAAGCATTAAAGAATTTTTTTACTGAGAAATACCCTATTTCAGATGAAATACATAATTCAACTTTAAGTTTACCCATTTCCTATTTCCATTCAGAAAAGGATATATTAAAAGTAATAGAAGTTTTAAATAAATTTTAAATGGATTCGGATTCAAATCTTTCGCAATTTAGTATAGATAAAAAAAGTTGGCCATGGATAAAAGAAACAACTCCATGTATTTCCAATGAGAATATGTGTTTACCTAAAATCTCAATAGTAACACCTTCATTTAATCAAGGTAGGTTTATTGAGGAAACTATTTTATCTGTTATTAATCAAAATTATCCTAATCTGGAATACATTGTTATTGATGGAGGAAGTACTGATAATTCAATTGAGGTAATAAAAAAATATGAAAAATACTTGTCTTATTGGATTAGTGAAAAAGATAACGGGCAGAGTCATGCAATAAATAAAGGATTAGAAAAATGTACTGGAGAAATTTTTAACTGGTTAAACAGCGATGATTATTTGGCAGAAGGAGCATTATTTAATATTGCAAAAACTTTTCTTGAAAACAATAAACCTGATGTTATATGTGGATATTGTAATATTATAAATGAAAAAAAAGAAGTTGAAGAAATTAGCAGGATGTATGTTGGTAAATCAAAAGAAGATACGATCGTAAATTATTGGATTAATCAACCTTCATCATTTTATAATTTAATTACCTTAAAAAAGATAGGTAATATTTACGAATCGCTATATTGTGTTATGGATTTGGAGTTGTGGTTTCGTTATTTATTATCAAAAAAAGAAGAAGAATTAAAAATAATATTAACCGATAATATTATTTCATTTTTCCGTAAACATCCATCGTCTAAAACACAAAGTATTATAAATTTATTTTATCAGGAAATATGGAAAATTGAAAATGAGATTTTAAAATTAATTAAAGCTCCGCAGATCTTACAAAAACAAAAGAAAGTGATTGAGCCTTTTCGATTAAACTGGGAAGGAATATTTATAAATAAAAAACGTTATATTTCATTATATATTTATAGAGAAATAAATAAAATTATTAAAAACTCAAATTCAAATAAAATATCATTCAAGGCAAAAATAATGTGGAGTTATTTCTTATTGTTTTATTCGAAAGAAATTAATTTTTTAAATAAAATCATTTTTATTATAAAAAGATTCAAGATAGTTAATTAATATTTTTAAAAATCAATATGTGAGGCTTTTACATTTTCTTATTCAGTATTCTGTGAATGAATTTCCTGCATTTTTTTTAAATGAATTAAATATTAAAAAATTTGTATCGAAAAATTTTACTGACTCGCGGGAGGTATTTGAAATCTTATTAAAGCGAGGCTATAAATTCGAAAAATCAGGAAATCAAAATAAAATATTTTATCAAATAAAAACTAATAAAATCAAAATATACTTACGAAGGAATACTTCTGATTTTATAGTTTTTAAGGAGGTTTTTCTAAATGGAGGTTACGCGTTTTTATTAAAATTAGTCGAGGAAAATAAATGGCCTTGTAATAATATAATTGATGCAGGTGCCAATATTGGTCTTTTTACATTATGCTGCAAAGCATCATTCCCAAGAGCGTCAGTTATTGCTTTAGAACCGGAAACAGGGAATTATTTCCAATTAAAAAAAAATATTTTGGCAAATGAATTAAATAATACAGTATCACTTCAAAATGCATTATGGTTTGAAAACACTACCTTATTTTTTAATAATTTGTTTCGTGATGGCAGAAACTGGGCAATTCAATTTACTCCTATTAAAACCCATGAAAATATAGATGGAGTCAAAACAAAAACCGTATCAGAGATAATGAAAAAGAATAATTGGTCAGGTATTGATATATTTAAAATTGATATTGAAGGCGCAGAAAAAAGTCTTTTCTTAAATGATAAACAAATAGATGTCTGGCTACCCAATACAAAAGTAATTGCCATTGAAATACATGATGAATTTAATTGCAGAAAAGATATTGAAAATATATTAAAATCATATAATTTCGATTTGATTTATAATGGAGAATTAACCATAGGTGTGAATAGTAAATATAAGACTAAATAATTATAATACATGAATCATGCCTTTGTTATATTGGCGCATAAGAATCCTGAACAGGTTAAAAGATTATTAAATGTTCTGTGCAAAAGTAATTTTTATTTTTTTGTACATATTTGTAAAAACTCTAATATCAATGAATTTGAATTTCTATATAAACAAAATAATGTAACACTTTTAAAGAGGGAAAATGGTTCTTGGGGAAGAATAGGTATTGTTAAGGCAACAATAAACGGATTAAAAGCAATAAGCAAATCTCATATTGATTTCGAGTATATCCATTTGATAAGTGGGCAAGATTACCCAATTCGTGATATTGATTCTATTGAGTTATTTTTTAAGAAAAACAGGGGATATAGTTTTATTGAATTTTTTAGTTTACCAT
This Bacteroidales bacterium DNA region includes the following protein-coding sequences:
- a CDS encoding DegT/DnrJ/EryC1/StrS family aminotransferase, which gives rise to MIEYENLYKTNKIFFKEYNNAFFKTFNSGWFILGQNVKDFEKSYAKYCNTKYCIGVANGLDALTISLVALQFEKGSEIIVPANTYIATILGILHAGYKPVLVEPDINTYNIDPNKIEAAINNKTKGILVVHLYGKPCEMDEIANISRKYKLKIIEDCAQAHGAKYKNNIVGSFGDVAAFSFYPTKNLGALGDAGAINLNDEKLKNTIIKLRNYGSSEKYVNDIVGYNSRLDEIQAAFLLIKLKNLNKINSHKRKLAKMYHENLKSDFIKPSIDNNSFDVFHIYNIRHDKRDKLKHFLYKNKIQSEIHYPIPPYKQKALKNFFTEKYPISDEIHNSTLSLPISYFHSEKDILKVIEVLNKF
- a CDS encoding FdtA/QdtA family cupin domain-containing protein, producing the protein MAKLISLKTFSDKRGNLTVIEKIFPFEIKRIFYIYGVDDSVRGGHRHYNTYQAAVCIKGSCKIYNNNGSSTEMFTLNSPVKCLIIEPCDWHKMYDFSRDAILMVFASEFFDENDYIFEPYKND
- a CDS encoding FkbM family methyltransferase, whose product is MRLLHFLIQYSVNEFPAFFLNELNIKKFVSKNFTDSREVFEILLKRGYKFEKSGNQNKIFYQIKTNKIKIYLRRNTSDFIVFKEVFLNGGYAFLLKLVEENKWPCNNIIDAGANIGLFTLCCKASFPRASVIALEPETGNYFQLKKNILANELNNTVSLQNALWFENTTLFFNNLFRDGRNWAIQFTPIKTHENIDGVKTKTVSEIMKKNNWSGIDIFKIDIEGAEKSLFLNDKQIDVWLPNTKVIAIEIHDEFNCRKDIENILKSYNFDLIYNGELTIGVNSKYKTK
- a CDS encoding glycosyl transferase gives rise to the protein MLNFCTLFDINYFSRGIAMYESLKKHCNDFHLYIFAFDETSLDILNKLKLPKTTIISLSEFENNELLEIKTERSRAEYCWTCTPSTIFFCIEQYKLDHCTYVDADLYFYSNPRVLIDEMGDKSVLITEHRYTPEYDQSLTSGIYCVQFITFKNTIDGITVLKWWKNACIEWCYARFENGKFGDQKYLDDWTTRFNDIHVLMNEGGSLAPWNIQQYKIKSINPFILKTLKTKEKIKPVFYHFHYLSFYSNKKINLTNGIYYISSEIKHYFYYPYLNHINKINKELYKDFNSKDFNGTKEMIFTIYYLRDKLYLYRKALFKLSIKAFKDANKLIKEKKQVRKNIINSGKIN
- a CDS encoding glycosyltransferase family 2 protein, producing MDSDSNLSQFSIDKKSWPWIKETTPCISNENMCLPKISIVTPSFNQGRFIEETILSVINQNYPNLEYIVIDGGSTDNSIEVIKKYEKYLSYWISEKDNGQSHAINKGLEKCTGEIFNWLNSDDYLAEGALFNIAKTFLENNKPDVICGYCNIINEKKEVEEISRMYVGKSKEDTIVNYWINQPSSFYNLITLKKIGNIYESLYCVMDLELWFRYLLSKKEEELKIILTDNIISFFRKHPSSKTQSIINLFYQEIWKIENEILKLIKAPQILQKQKKVIEPFRLNWEGIFINKKRYISLYIYREINKIIKNSNSNKISFKAKIMWSYFLLFYSKEINFLNKIIFIIKRFKIVN